Proteins from a single region of Caloramator sp. E03:
- a CDS encoding C-glycoside deglycosidase beta subunit domain-containing protein has product MLEKEVIQYRGFHNIYENGVCVGFQLCIRSPYYRGVWLSQIRPGRVIVDGEIFPWDTIIWVINGREYTTDELSKSGREFWRLTEPAVLKVKKPGGLKQGYHDVSVRFGFSSSYMPPSMDQFSDDAEYTTFNGGTYSRKNMIIV; this is encoded by the coding sequence ATGTTAGAGAAAGAAGTCATTCAATATAGAGGTTTTCATAACATATATGAAAACGGTGTTTGTGTAGGTTTTCAATTATGCATACGATCACCCTATTACCGTGGTGTCTGGTTGTCTCAGATTCGACCTGGTCGTGTAATTGTAGATGGCGAAATATTTCCATGGGATACTATTATCTGGGTTATTAATGGCAGGGAGTATACTACTGATGAACTTTCTAAAAGTGGTCGAGAATTCTGGAGGCTTACTGAACCAGCAGTTCTAAAGGTAAAAAAACCTGGCGGACTAAAGCAAGGTTATCATGACGTTAGTGTACGGTTTGGTTTTAGCTCTTCTTATATGCCTCCATCTATGGATCAATTTAGTGATGATGCTGAATATACTACATTTAACGGGGGGACTTATTCTAGAAAGAATATGATAATTGTTTAA